The Pseudomonas oryzicola genomic sequence GTCGAAGCGGATTTCATCCGCTGCGGCGCCCAACAGTTCCGGGCGGTAGCCGCTTTCCCTGAACAGCTGGAACACCTCGGTTGGGTCAAGCGTGCAGGGCAGGTCGATGTTGGCGCAAAGCCAGTCGATGAAGTCCTGGTCCAACGTCGGGAACTGCACCATCGAGGCGCCGAAGAATGCCTGGTCCTTGCTGTTGCGCAGCATCGCCAGCTTGTCCCGGTTCGAGCCTGTGCAGACGATGCGCAGGCCATGGTGCTTCGAGCTGTTGAGCTCGTCGCGGGCGGCCTTGAGGGCGAACAGTGCGGCTATGCCGGCTTCCGTGGTGATGGCGTGCTGGGCTTCGTCGATGATCAGGACAATGATCTTGTGCGACTCATCGGAGAGTGCCACCAGGGCGCTGGTCAGGTCGATATCCTGCCCGAGGCCGATCTTGTCCAGGCTGAAATTCAGGCCGCCAACCGTGACCTTTTCCATGCCGGACGCCTTCGCCAGGCGGGTGATGAAGCCTTCGTTACGACCGACTGCATCACGCACCGCTTCGACGATGACCTGGCCCGGATCCTTGGTCAGGTCTTTCCACAGGTCGGCATACAGCACGATCGCCCCTGCAGCTTCGAGAGCAGGGCGCAGGTCCTCACGGGCGAAGGTGGATTTGCCGGTGCGCCGTGGCGCAGCGAGAAATACGCCGGAGCTTGCAGCGCTGCCCACGGCGACATGCAGGATCAATTGCGACAGGCGGGATGCGAGCGCCGGGCGGTGGTAGACGGTTTCAGGCATTGCTGCACCTCCATACGAATCTATAGCCGATTATAGACCGACTATAGATTGACTATAGGTTTCGTAGGCAAGCCAGTTTATAGCGAATTATAGAGCGATTATAGAGTGATTATAGCGATCGCTGGCAAACCCACTGTACGGCCCTTCATGCCGGCGCCAGCGCAGTGACCACCTGTCCCCGGCTAAGGTGCACCAGCTTGTCCGCCGTATCGAAATAGCGGTCATCGTGCGAGATCACGATGATGGTCTTGCCCAGGCGTTTCAGGTCCGGCAGCAGCTCGGTGTAGAACACCCGGCGGAAGGTCGGGTCCTGGTCCGCCGCCCATTCGTCGAACACCAGCACCGGCCGCCCGTCCAGCCAGGCATTCACCAGCGCCAGGCGCTTGCGCTGCCCGGTCGACAAGTCGGTGGTGGTAAAGGCGCCATCGCGTACGCTCACCTTGTGGGCAATTTCCAGCCGTTCCAGGTAGCGCTTGGCATCGCCCGGCAGGCTGTGTTCAGGCTCGGGCAGGTCGTCGAACAGGTAATAGTCGGCGAACACCGTGGTGAACAGCTGGCGATAGTCGTCCAGCCCCTCCGGGCCGACGGCCTTGCCGTTCAGGCGCACTTCGCCGTGCTGCGGGGTGTACAGGCCCAGCAGCAGCTTGATCAGCGAGGTCTTGCCACAGCCGTTCTCGCCAACGATGAACAGGATCTCGCCCGGCTCGATGCTCAGGTTCACCGGCCCTACGCGGAACGGTTCGTGGCCGTCCACTGGTGGGTAGGCGTACTCGACGTTGCGCAGCTCCAGGTGCGCGCTAGCCGGGGCGGTGCGCTTGGCCGGTGGCTCCAGCAGCAGGTGTGGCTCGGCTGACGAGAAGCGCTCGGAGAGGTCGGTAATGCGACGGAACGCCACCTGGGCACGACCGAGGATCGGCAGGTTACTGATCAAGGTTTCCAACGGGCCCTTCATGTACAGCAGCACCAGCACGAAGCCGCTCATCACCGCCGGGTCGTTGCTTGGCCACAACGACTGCAAGGCCAGGGTCAGGCCGATGACCACGAAGAACAGCATCGAACCCAGGCTCTTGGCCACGACGAAAATGTTGATGGCGCGGATATGCGTGCTGGCGATGAAATCGGCAGTGCCCTGGATATTGCGCGTCAGCATGGCGTGGCGGCGGCGGCGGTCGATGCGCAGCTCCTTGGCGCCTTCGGCGATGGCCGTGTAGTGCTTCTGCAGGTTGTCCTCGGCATCGCGGGCGGCGTTGAAGCCGGCCACGCCTTTTTGCCGGGCGATGTACTGCACGCCGCTGCCGATGCCGATCGCCGCCAGGGTAATGAGGAAGATCGGCCATGACAGCCACGCCAGGTAGGCCATGCAGCCGGTCACCGTGGTGAGCGAAATGGCCAGCGGGGCGAAGGCGAAGGCGAAGTCGCTGATGGTGTCGACGTCGCGGGTCAGCACCGGGATCAGGCGGTGGCTGCGGTAGCGCTCGATCTGCTCGATGGGCGCCGACAGCACTTTGGCGCCGAGGTCCTTGCGCAGCCGGGCGATGACCTTCTGGCCGACGTAGTTGGTACCGCTGTCGGCGGCCACGCTGCTGACCAGGGCCAGCAGGCACAAGCCAGCGAAGGCCAGGAGCAGGCCCTGGCTCATGCCGCCCGGTGCCTGCAGGCCCTGGTTGACGGTGGCCAGTAGCGCAGTCACGGCCAGGCCGCCGAGCATGCCTAGCAGCACCGAGGCGAGCACCGCCGTGCGGTAGGGTTGGAGCAGACCCAGCAGTTCGCGGATGGCCCCGGGGGAAGAGGTTTTCATGAAGCGTGATCTCGCTGGTGGAGTGGGGCTGGGTCAGCTGCCGAAAGCCAGGGTGCCTTTCATCAAGGTGCTGTGGAACGGGAACGAGCAGTAGAAGCTGTAGGCGGTACCGGCTTTCAGCAGCCTGGTATCGAAGGTGATGCTGTCCCGTTCGCCGCCGCCGATCAGGCGGGTGTGGGCGATCACCCGGGTGTCGCCGGGCTTGATGTAGTCCTGCACCTCGCCAGCCTTGTGGCCGTCGTCCAGTACGCCCTGCATGTCGGCCTCGGTGCTCAGCACCCAGTTGTGGCCCATCACGTTCTTCGGCATGTCGCCAGGGTGAGTGAGAGTGACCGTGAACGAACTGCAGGCCACGGGTACGCTGATGGCGGCCTTGTCGAACGTCATCTGGTCGGTGCCATGGATTTCCACGGCGCATCGTTGCGCCGACCAGGCGGTCGGGGCAACAGCGAGCAGGGTGAGGAGCAGGAGCTGGCGAGTCATGTACGGTTCCTGGGCGATGAATGGGTGCACATCGTTCAGACGAACCGGCGCGCACTGGCTTTACCTGCGTGCGCGGCCCTGGTGAATTTCCCGCAGGGCCGCTCGTTCATCTAGTCAGGCGCTGCCATGGCGCATATCCCGATTTTGCCGCCAACGCGGCCCTGGCTTGAGGTGACCGGACATGAGTGAACTGCTGAGCTTCGCGATCGAACCCCTGGACGCCGCGCGCGGTAACCTGCCGTTGCTGGTATGCGCGCCGGAGCCGGGCATCGACCTGCTGGAAGCGTTTGCCGAGCTGCAGCCGCTGGTGGAGCGCCACCTGCTGCAGGCCGGCGGCATCCTGTTCCGCGGCTTCGAAGTGGCGGGTGCCGAAGCCTTCCGCCAGTTCGCCGCGGCCTTTGGCCACCCGCTGCTCAACTACGAGTTCGGCTCTACCCCGCGCAGCAATGTGACCCAGGGTGTGTACACCTCCACCGAATACCCGGCGCACCAGCGTATCCCCCTGCACAACGAGCAGGCCTATACCCTGGAATGGCCGATGAAGATCTGGTTCTACAGTGTGATCCCTGCCGAGACCGGTGGCGAGACGCCGATCGCCGACAGCCGCGAGGTGTACCGGCGCATGCCGGCGCGCATTCGTGAGCGGCTGGTGAAGAAGGGGCTGATGTACGTGCGCAACTACGGCAACGGCCTTGATGTGGAGTGGTCGCAGGTGTTCAACACTGAAGACCCGCGCCAGGTGGAGGCCTACTGCCGGGAGCACGCTATCGAGTGCATCTGGAAGGACGACGGCGAGCTACGCACCCGCCAGCGCTGCCAGGTGGTGGCGCGGCATCCGGTGACCGGCGAGGACGTGTGGTTCAACCAGGCGCACCTGTTCCATGTATCGAACCTGCAGCCAGAGGTGCGCGAGTCGTTGATGGACATTGTCGAGGAGGAGGACCTGCCGCGAAATGTGTATTACGCCGACGGCACGACCATCGAGGATGCACTGCTCGATGAAGTGCGCGGGGTGCTGGATGAGTGCACCATCAGCTTCCCCTGGCTGGCGAACGATGTACTGATGCTCGACAACATGCTCGCGGCCCATGCGCGGTCGCCGTTTACCGGCAAGCGCAAGGTAGTGGTGGCGATGGCGCAGGGGCATCGTGAGGTGTTGGGCTGACAGGTGCATGGCTGGGGGTGGCGCCTCAAGACGTACACCCGCCGCCCCCTAAATCAGCCCCCCATGCCTTCGTCTGACAGTTACCGCTCGACTGCCAGGACACCGCTCGACATGAATGCTGATCAAACCCTCCAGCTCGCCCGCCGCTTCATCGCGCTCGCTCCCGACAAGCGCCGCCTGTTCCTCCAGGCACTGCAGGGCGAGGGCATGGACTTCTCCGTGCTGCCGATCGCACCCGGCGTCGAGGTAGCCGAGCGTGACCAGCTGTCGTACGCCCAACGGCGCATGTGGTTCCTCTGGCAGCTCGACCCCCAGGGCGCGGCCTACAACCTGCCGCTGGCCGTACGCCTGCACGGCCCATTGCACTTGGCCGCCCTGCAGCACGCCTTCGATGCCCTGGTGGCCCGCCACGAAACCCTGCGCACCCGCTTCGTCGCCGACGGCGATGATGTACGCCAGCAGGTGGACGCCGTCGCCGCCCCGCTGCAACTGCGCCAGGATGCCCTGGCCGAGCTGGACGAGGACGCCCGCCAGGCCGCCATCGAGACCATCGCCGAAGCCGAAGCCCTGGCCCCGTTCGACCTGGCCAGCGGCCCG encodes the following:
- a CDS encoding ATP-binding protein; translated protein: MPETVYHRPALASRLSQLILHVAVGSAASSGVFLAAPRRTGKSTFAREDLRPALEAAGAIVLYADLWKDLTKDPGQVIVEAVRDAVGRNEGFITRLAKASGMEKVTVGGLNFSLDKIGLGQDIDLTSALVALSDESHKIIVLIIDEAQHAITTEAGIAALFALKAARDELNSSKHHGLRIVCTGSNRDKLAMLRNSKDQAFFGASMVQFPTLDQDFIDWLCANIDLPCTLDPTEVFQLFRESGYRPELLGAAADEIRFDFSIEPRAIPARFSELVRAQADDLNASLKKVIHSLTPIQSAVLRVMCVKGNDYAPFEAPTLALYAKAMELAGVAANEVKAEVPGVQQALIALQDKQLVWKASRGVYAVDEQVIVDIVRADGLLQGLA
- a CDS encoding TauD/TfdA family dioxygenase yields the protein MSELLSFAIEPLDAARGNLPLLVCAPEPGIDLLEAFAELQPLVERHLLQAGGILFRGFEVAGAEAFRQFAAAFGHPLLNYEFGSTPRSNVTQGVYTSTEYPAHQRIPLHNEQAYTLEWPMKIWFYSVIPAETGGETPIADSREVYRRMPARIRERLVKKGLMYVRNYGNGLDVEWSQVFNTEDPRQVEAYCREHAIECIWKDDGELRTRQRCQVVARHPVTGEDVWFNQAHLFHVSNLQPEVRESLMDIVEEEDLPRNVYYADGTTIEDALLDEVRGVLDECTISFPWLANDVLMLDNMLAAHARSPFTGKRKVVVAMAQGHREVLG
- a CDS encoding cyclic peptide export ABC transporter → MKTSSPGAIRELLGLLQPYRTAVLASVLLGMLGGLAVTALLATVNQGLQAPGGMSQGLLLAFAGLCLLALVSSVAADSGTNYVGQKVIARLRKDLGAKVLSAPIEQIERYRSHRLIPVLTRDVDTISDFAFAFAPLAISLTTVTGCMAYLAWLSWPIFLITLAAIGIGSGVQYIARQKGVAGFNAARDAEDNLQKHYTAIAEGAKELRIDRRRRHAMLTRNIQGTADFIASTHIRAINIFVVAKSLGSMLFFVVIGLTLALQSLWPSNDPAVMSGFVLVLLYMKGPLETLISNLPILGRAQVAFRRITDLSERFSSAEPHLLLEPPAKRTAPASAHLELRNVEYAYPPVDGHEPFRVGPVNLSIEPGEILFIVGENGCGKTSLIKLLLGLYTPQHGEVRLNGKAVGPEGLDDYRQLFTTVFADYYLFDDLPEPEHSLPGDAKRYLERLEIAHKVSVRDGAFTTTDLSTGQRKRLALVNAWLDGRPVLVFDEWAADQDPTFRRVFYTELLPDLKRLGKTIIVISHDDRYFDTADKLVHLSRGQVVTALAPA
- the azu gene encoding azurin gives rise to the protein MTRQLLLLTLLAVAPTAWSAQRCAVEIHGTDQMTFDKAAISVPVACSSFTVTLTHPGDMPKNVMGHNWVLSTEADMQGVLDDGHKAGEVQDYIKPGDTRVIAHTRLIGGGERDSITFDTRLLKAGTAYSFYCSFPFHSTLMKGTLAFGS